AATAAAAGTACACGACATCCTTGCTCACTGAATATAGTATTCAGGGCGGAGTCATCGCTGGGCGGAGTCGACCTAGAAACTGAAAAGATTTTCATTTATCATGCGCCCTTAACGTGGAATTAAAGTGACTTACAGGTATGACATCTTTATGTAATCTACTTCAACACCGTTACAGCACATAGTAATTATGCTAGATTCAAGAATGAAAATTGAAGTCACTTCGCCATCTCCTCCAATATTATCCTTATCTGAGAACTATAAACACGTGGAACATGTTTTAACATGTGTAATTGTAAGAATTTCTGGAAATAATATGTAGCTGTATGTAGTTAGAAATGTTTCCGACGTCATCCAAGATGCATTGATGGCAGTACAGCTGTATAACACGTCAAAAGCCAAAGTGCGGGAGTACAATAGATCATTGTGTCTATTTTCTCTTTAGACTATTGATACTAATTAGTACCTACTAGTACCTATTCTCTATAGGGCAAGTCGGAATTAcgggataaaaatacttataattcgATGAGTGCACctaacaaattttatcaaaatacgTCCAGTAATTTTGCGAGATTAGATAATGAAACAAACACACCATCactaacatacaaactttggcATTTCTATGGTATAaaagctgtttttttttatgctagCTAAATTAATTAGGACTTTACTATTAGATgtagtacctatgtatattctagtcctatttgaatatttgttaataCGTTATTATGCATGTCTTCTGTAACACACTGTAACCTCGCTTATGTTGTAAGGCCTTCAATTCATGCGAAACTTATTCAAGGACTTTCAGATCCCGGAAATATCCCTGTAACCGGGAGAGCCGCCTTTATTTCTAAACACAGAAGGTCTAATTCAAACGTAGGTAGTCAATAAGCCTACATCAAACAATCAGTCCAAGGATTCGGTTCAAGGTTAAATAGAAGGTCGGTAtgaaaatgcttttatttttatgtatagaaGCTCAGGTTAAGGGGCGTATGGTGCAAATCATATCATAAAATTGATCTAGATTTTTTTcgatagattaaaatattaaactaaactaCAAACTAGATTTTTTGTACAGataatatgcaaatatttgGGTTCTGTAAATTTACGAAACCATCGGTTCGCTAGTCTGACTCGCACCTCACCGGTTTTCATACTGAAAAGGGGAGATGGCATTTGGTATGATATGACTAAGTAGAAGGTAACAGAAAACGGAAAAGAGTTGCATACTGTACCATACCCACAAAATTTAGTCTGTAATTGAAGACTGTACCATATAAAGTGAAATATGGTAATTTGGTAGGAGATAAATGGAAAAGAAGgtactattaataataaccaattttctagaaattataataacgtgACTGTTCTCCTGTTGTGCAGTTTAAcaatatatcataaaaatgtatggatcaattagttttacatatattgttaTCAATTCTAAGTGGATTGATCAAAGTTTTATTCTTCAGCTtgccatattattatatggagcttctgcgcctcggggctttcattcccgtgggaagttcgggatatttcataacaattggtctagtaattttgaatgaaagataaaaaacatagatacacacatacatcctcacaaacctttgtctttatgatattagtaggaagtaggATAATAATCCATCATATTGGTTTTGTGTGTCTATGTCAGTCATCCAAGGTAAGAAATCAAATGATATCTCACACATTATTCATTATATGATAAGATGTTTGAGAAAtatggtgaaataaataaactgacaTAACCCCAAAAATACCTGCTCTGCCCTTTTTGGGGCAGTTATTTAAGAATAAGactcattttaataattatcacaaataatttttttactgtatttCATTATGAACATTACTTAATTACATTAGGAAATATGAACACATTTTATTAGTCCAAATATTTCttctgtattaaataaaaagctttaaTGAAGCCAGTCCCATATTTAATCTAATCAAAGATTTCGCCTACTTCCACTTGCCTTAGGAACTTGCAaagcaatttaataaacatgaaaagtttgaaaaatgtaGGAATTTGCAAACTTTTTTCTATGGAAGCttatccatatccatactatACATACCAATCCAACTTCCACAccataataaagatatatacctatatggaGAAAAGTTTTGTACTTTTGTtcataatgaataaactcaaaaatgacTGGGCCAATTAATGTGGCACAGACTTAGACAAAACCTTCGGAAGTGATataagttacttttttattatggtttaagtTGAGTGAAGCTGTGCAGAACcactagtttattatatttacattgcacataaagattttttttccatttcgtCCATAAGTCATTGATCATTATATTGTGACTGAATTGACTAAACTTtgcatttcaaattattacagAGATGAGAGTACTGATTTAACCATGTatactaaatattaatgaCCAAAAACTAATGTGATATTGATAGGATTGGGCCATTTGAATCAAgattttgattgataaatgtaggtatataattattacatgcTGGACAAAAGATTTCAATTATCATAGTTGAAACATACAATCCctaattcaaaaatttatataggtacatatgaAATCTGAAATTCTTGATTAGTTATCATGACAATTAGAATGTAAACCCTgtgttcaaaataaatatatggtcCAATGACGATACCTACACATGTGGGGGTACTTGTCTAATAACTTGTACTTTATATAACTAGATGTGTAGTGTATGGAGGAATTATATTCTATCTAGGTATATTAGTCttcaaatgtatgtattgaCATGCAGCCACACACCCCAGACGTAATATGGCCAGTAAGTAATATGGCAATGTAAAATGTCTGTTGAAGAGTAGAGCAAAATTACCTTGACGTCATACAAGGAAATATGTAGCGAAAAGTAAACATAGAATAACTATAAGCAAAGAAGGCTCGTGTAAGAATCATAAGCGTACGAATTTTTTTACGCCAAgggcgaaaataaaaatattcatataattttgtcgAGTTGTACAATGTACTTACCGGTATGCGATCTTCGTCCTATTGCACACTTTTATTATACACTGTTGTTTATGAGAGTAAAAAGAATACCTATTGTATTACTCCAATTTTTCTTCAttagaaataagaaataaaaacaaaaggagAAATAGCGCACCCACACTTTTTAGACCaaagacaattttaatttttcatagacGACTCCGAAGACTTCATGGAACCTTCAAAACAGCTGTCACTTGAAAATGTTACCAGCTCAATAAACAGTACCATTGAATAGGGAATATTACGCAAAGTTcggcgcagatggcgctactggtacaactagggttaacaaacattgccaatggaggcaaaaacgccaattttcaatattattgaagATTACTGATGAAGATTattgattactttttattaaaagaaaaaagaagaagTGCTGgaaattgtaaacaaaaaagaagactgctgacagaaatagaaaatagaatgATCGATACGAGATAACGCCTACCTTTTCTTTACCTCTCTATAGAGgcgtggcgtatactccaccgacaagagcatagctcttaaataagttaatattaaatacataattcttcaacataatcaattatccacttccacccaaaaactatacaaatccaaaatataaacacaaaaaccgTCTATATGGTTAACTTCATATGACTACGATGAcacatattatttgatttttagctTCACGTTTAGCAACTCTTTGTCGCCTTTGAGTACACTTTTAAAACTTCAGTTTTAGACCATGAGAAATTTCTAAcaaaattctgaaaataataacaccattttaggttatgttctgcattatatGGTCAACAGTGGTGATAAACtgataaacttgattttgactgaaagtcttacctgtatgaagtccatattttcataagtcGTCAGGTATGAAGTATTCCGAGCAATTTTTGACCATTTACGAGCtctactgcacatttatcccgccagagtacagcactgtatgttaggtacacaaaagctctGCCGCCTTTtcctatgtcgattaaaacgtttattttagagtactttattaattctttcttgtaagcattcgtttgttaaaatatacaacaatatagcatattcgggtgccgaaatattgggaaaaatcgttttccataagataaaaaacttcaaaaactaTGAGATATatgcctcacgctgtaaaattttcgagccaacggtcgaaaagaagctcggaacacttcccACGtaaagacttattaaaatatggacttcacaCAGGTGACTTATCTGtgtgaagtccatattttaataagtttcttcagtcaaaatcaaatttatatcagtttatgaccacatcTGACCAagctgtggtcataaactgtgtttcaggataatccactaaatccttcctttttccttgcgaccttcctttttccttccTAAGATTGCGCCCACAATGTAGGCGAGCTCTGCGTCTTTGATGATGTCATTAGGTTTTTTCATTCAGATTCGAGAATTTAGGTTTTGccggaaaaaggaaggatagTGTGCTTCGCGGCTATGTGAACATTTTATAAGAAAGAAGACCAGTCAGGTTTCCAAATTCGGATTCCGGATTCGGAATCCGAATCTGATGTGTGCGGCCGCGGTAAATTTCAGTGTTCAGCATTGTTGTCATtgtcaatgccaaattttgtTCAATCGATGGAAATAAtcaaattagaaaatattctaCCTAGGTATTCTTCTTAGGTACATATGGTTTTTGGTTTATGACCGTGGTTTGGTTCCTGTGAATTTTTTCACTAATAGCTAATGTAcatgcaaattaattttattacaaaataaaactgaactCTTAAAAAACCGTATATAAATATGGCTGATGAAGAAATCAATGGAGACACAGACGAAATTCAACATGATAAAGATAAGACTCAAAAGAAGACTGCAAAACATGACAGTGGTGTAGCAGATTTAGAAAAAGTCACTGATTATgcagaagaaaaagaaatttctTCTCAAGATATCTCTGGGgtacagtaaataaatcaaatttgagtgcacataacctcaaaatgttttaactaaaatattataaaatacctgtTGTTTACCATTATATTGATTGAGTTTAGTATATTTGCCAAGTTCTTACaactaataacaaatttaattaacctcatgtctgaaataatttttttcccatctataaagtaaacatattatacaggtaacatttaatttattattgttttctgtCTGAATTTCAGGCTCTATCGTTAATTGGCGACAGAAGAAATAAAGAAGCAGCAGAGCGCTTGGAGAAGGAAAAGGAACTACAAAAAGTATCAGTAAAGAAGGATGATATAGAATTAATAGTgagtattttgttttagtaaatatatgttgtttggtatgtatatagttaaagTGCTGAGGATGTAATGCtcacatacataatttatacacttaaaaatgtgtttgaaTAGAATGAATATGTAAGTATAGGTATCTGAtcacatgtttttttataatatttttgtactgcACTGTATGTTGAACAGTAGGTTGAATTCACCTTATGTTGAAAGTGATAAAAATGGGCCTACTTTGAGAGCTTTGCTTATTCAAATGTGGTGAAAAGCACTGCAAATGAGGGACTGCTGGTTAAAACTATGATTGAAAAATACACTAAATAGATTGTACAaagatttattgtaaatatttcaggtGAAAGAAATGGAAATCTCCAGAACATTAGCAGAGAGAACGTTACGGGAGCACCGGGGTGATGTTGTTGCTGCTCTTACTACTTTAACCAACTGAACTACCATACTATTTATTTGCGACATTGTAAAAACAACACTGAATAGACTTTTCTATGCCGTAACAATGGTTTTCTTCAGTGAAGCTAATTttacacataacaaatttttgttacatacTTGAATAAACATAAGTAAAAAGTCAAGGAACTTTATATCTGAAATATTTAAGCTGGTTGGCAAATAATAGGCTATATTTACTTCATCATCACATGTTACTTAcaatatagaatttattattttttacaattaatatgaatacttatataaacacacatattttttcatcacaGACATTTGgtttaatatgtttaataactggtaaaatacaattgtaaatttaattatttatatatattacaattaagtACAATCCatcaaactaaattaaataagttgtGTCATCAACACTGGGATTTAAAAGATTACACCATAGATAAATTTGGTGGTTACAGAGACCACTCGACAAAACACTTGTGCCGCTATTCCAAATAGGCAGGTAGACCTACGCACCAGGGCTGTCATACCAAAACTACttttgggtgaatttcacgaccattttaacgcggcgtgtagcgtttaatagtgtcgcatattttttaaattaagaatattaaaaaaaattaacatttataaaattaacattgtaccaatacttacttatttataaaataggataattaaattgattactgtgtatggtacaatttaataaacaccaAAGAGAGCTCGCGGCGGAGTTCAAGGCGCTTAAAAAATTCACCcttttatatctttattcgtaattttaatcaatatccTAATGGCCGTGGGTCATGAACACTAGAAGTGGTGGCTCTCTTGTGCCTGCTTTAAAGCCTGGTGGACTTTGCTGCGTGTTGAAGTCCTTATCATATTCGTCCATGTCTTGCTCTTCCTTGACTTCGAAGTCATGACTCAGCAAGATGAGCTTCTCAAGGTTGTCAGGTTTACAATGCGCCATATGGCCAGAAAAATCATCCTTGATGTATGCTCTGTTCAATCCTTGCATATTCCACGTTGCATTTGGAACTAACCCCGCGAAACCCTGAGACCGCGGAATATATAAACcctacaattttgaaaatttggttGTTTTTACAACTGGCCACCACCTGCTTGACTACAGGAGATAATATTGCCCAGTTGTTGAAATTTCAACGTGCATATGTTACGCTGATGTTACAGGCGCCCATAAGTTGCAGTGACCACGCAGCATCAGGTGAGATGTATGCCTGTTTGCTGTTtggtagtttaaaaaatctccaaagcctatagattaaaaaatatagattaatcGTTCCATTAATTTTCTACAAGTACCCATCTTCATTCAGTGTGAACGAGTTTCTGGACGTAGCTGTGTTATATATGTAACGCGGTGTTTCCTCTATTTGTTGGTTGTTGATTTTCTTCTTTGACTTCTTCTGTATATGGAGGAGGAGGAACACTGCAATCGTGTACCTGAAAATAAGTTTTGGTTGTTGACTTATGGTTTCTACTAgatatttaaagatttttaatctTGAATAGACTGGTttccaatattatattttaaaatattaatgtgaaaataacTTCCAAGTTGTTAAAATTGCATGTACTATCTAAACTTACAAAACCATCATTGATGTATGTTATAGCTGGATACATGGGTGGGTCGGTCGGTGGTGTTCTTGAATATCTGTGGGAAAAGtattataatcaaatttatgtacttactagCTACATCCCGGGgcctcgctcccgtgggaatttcgggataaaaagtaccttatgtgttattccagatattctacccgtgtaccaaacgTAACAATcagtctagtagattttgcgcgaaagaatatacatatatacacacaatacatcctcacaaactttcgtattataatatagtagcgaaaataaaaaaaatattttgacaaattttgCCATGCCACaggtattatagttttctacttacataataaaaaatgattagGCGATATAGCGATTACAGCAATCAATATGCACGTAGGTACAGGTATCTCAAATGACAATATGTGAAGCCAACTCTGTATCgccgaatattttttattatttagaaaactataatactatatattatagttactaATAAccttatactatatattataaatactataacCATTTAATTTAGGACTGTAGCTAACTTGAATACACACCACTTGAGAGGAAAGTACACTTTAGAAGAACTAAAGCAGGTcactaaaattacattatacagCAAccagcttttgtccgcggtttcgcccgtgTTAactttccgggatgaaaggtaccctatgtccttctccatacttcaaactacacacatgtaaaatttcaagaagattggttgagtagatagagcgtgaagacgtaacaaacaaacttactttcgcatttataatattagttggaattGAGAAATATACAGCAAAAAATATGCACGTACTTATGTACTTTTAGTAAGCTATTTTTGTTCAGGACCTGTGCTTTCTTCTCAAGTGGTGTGGATTCAAGTTAGCTATAGTATTAAATTACATGGTTATTTCAATAGTTACACAGTCGTACCTTGGAGGAGCGTTTCGCAGCCTCTCGTCGACGTAAAGCTGCAAACTGCCGATTGATAGTCGACCGTTGTTGTAGTTAGAAGCACTGCCTATTGGCCTGTAAGTAATTATGATTtactattgttatttattatttcggccacacgaaataaaataagttgttATTGGGATTGAGGAGTGTCTACACTTCAGAATGGATTACACTTTATCGTTAAATATTgccatatacatttttatctagAGTTTTTAGTTCTTGTTGATGCCATGGCTACCGCTTCGACTTCTTGGAAAACTTAAGAAATTTTTGGTTTTAGGGTTAAGGGTAACTTAGGGTAAAGGTATAAACGGTACTTTATAGGGATCACTCGGCTGTCCGTTTTCCTATAACTGGTTAACTGAAAAATGTATACCTATTAGCATGGCATTTTTGTGCAACACATTCTTTGGTGAGATTGAGGTACTAcgctatatatattatgtgataAACTTACCTTATATCTGCTGTGGCGCATAATTTGAAAAGCAATACAAACGTCGCAATAATCCCCAAAATGAGCGCAGTTCCCATGATTGCCTGTGATGTCGTCACCAACAATATTTGGTCCAAAGAGTCACTGAaacatttagattttttctgttacttatataaataataatataaatatattaggacaaattacacatattgagcttgttttatgggatactgactcaacgatactatattttatatcaaatacatatatagatatcattttccatataaaaagatcattttccatcatgtcccgaccggggatcgaaccgaggacctctcggttcagtgccaagaactttaccactgcgccaccgaggtcgtataGGTGCTATTAATCTATAgtactataaatatagtatatataatatatagtcgATTAAATAAtcgaaacacatttttttaaccctTTCATCTGTAAAATCGTATCAATCGTAATAACTGTAATATCAATCGTCTATTTACGCCTCTAGCAAAGCCTATAGTTAGGTGGCATAGATAATTTTTCTCGAAAAGTTATATCA
The genomic region above belongs to Plodia interpunctella isolate USDA-ARS_2022_Savannah chromosome 7, ilPloInte3.2, whole genome shotgun sequence and contains:
- the LOC128671253 gene encoding huntingtin-interacting protein K; amino-acid sequence: MADEEINGDTDEIQHDKDKTQKKTAKHDSGVADLEKVTDYAEEKEISSQDISGALSLIGDRRNKEAAERLEKEKELQKVSVKKDDIELIVKEMEISRTLAERTLREHRGDVVAALTTLTN
- the LOC128671251 gene encoding uncharacterized protein LOC128671251 isoform X2 — translated: MNNIMAHWLLLFSLFMCIYAENSDSEGLGEKCFGPCCNPNGNTILHCWHGICQPCTDSYGKWICRDSLDQILLVTTSQAIMGTALILGIIATFVLLFKLCATADIRPIGSASNYNNGRLSIGSLQLYVDERLRNAPPRYSRTPPTDPPMYPAITYINDGFVHDCSVPPPPYTEEVKEENQQPTNRGNTALHI
- the LOC128671251 gene encoding uncharacterized protein LOC128671251 isoform X1; this translates as MNNIMAHWLLLFSLFMCIYAENSDSEGCGPKCFGPEYICLSSQCFCADGYLPNRYQTSCVKCPGLGEKCFGPCCNPNGNTILHCWHGICQPCTDSYGKWICRDSLDQILLVTTSQAIMGTALILGIIATFVLLFKLCATADIRPIGSASNYNNGRLSIGSLQLYVDERLRNAPPRYSRTPPTDPPMYPAITYINDGFVHDCSVPPPPYTEEVKEENQQPTNRGNTALHI